The following proteins are co-located in the Purpureocillium takamizusanense chromosome 10, complete sequence genome:
- a CDS encoding uncharacterized protein (COG:S~EggNog:ENOG503P7TG) — protein MSLGAARAMASRRTLTTGPKKEFLCIMPDRPNVSELRKSVKGAHYEGIKPLISSGRLVAGGAMVESHPAKDELPGFKGSAVVYTGDSVEEVRKIIHNDVYATSGVWDLEKTQIIPYIPAVRAAMS, from the exons gcgctgctcgggccatggccagcaggCGCACACTAACAACCGGTCCCAAGAAGGAGTTTCTCTGCATCATGCCAGACCGACCCAATGTGTCCGAACTGCGTAAAAGCGTCAAAGG AGCACACTACGAGGGCATCAAGCCCCTCATTTCATCTGGAcggctcgtcgcgggcg GTGCAATGGTCGAGTCGCACCCGGCTAAAGATGAGCTTCCCGGTTTCAAGGGCAGCGCTGTCGTGTACACGGGCGACAGTGTCGAGGAAGTGCGCAAGATTATCCACAACGACGTGTACGCAACGAGCGGCGTCTGGGACTTGGAGAAGACGCAGATTATACCC TATATTCCCGCAGTGCGAGCAGCCATGTCGTGA
- the PUT1_3 gene encoding proline dehydrogenase (COG:E~EggNog:ENOG503NYPK) yields MGRPWLLRPSLAALSFLCRSKSAFFNPDRNWALNKILRWVIYDQFAAGTNAAEVARKSQELKRMGFQGIILGYAREFVLEDPSDGNRSATGHHGEQGQGLGYQYSAAQYEVIDNWKKGTLETLRMIGAGDFLAIKLTGAGPVALDAMRAKQPMPEAVADAMTEICDEAIRQGSRIWVDAEQQVLQQGLDEWVMELMRRYNHRRRGGEALIYNTIQAYLKASQANACRHLQLAAEEGWTPGIKLVRGAYIENEVRSLIHDTKAETDRSYDAIVDMLLTQRWPPEMEETTAKAKAFPPVALFLATHNTESATRALATHRARVAAGLPTAKLECGQIQGMADELSCLLLENYERFVQGGHGGGYDGEGRQSIVTQQQQQQPAPGVMKCLSWGSVSECMGYLYRRAVENRGAVERTEPMLKALKQELRRRVFG; encoded by the exons ATGgggaggccatggctgctTCGGCcatcgttggcggcgctcaGCTTCTTGTGTCGGTCCAAGTCGGCTTTTTTCAACCCCGACAGGAACTGGGCCCTGAATAAGATCCTTCGCTGGGTGATATATGACCAGTTCGCCGCGGGGACGAACGCAGCCGAGGTTGCGCGAAAGTCGCAGGAGCTGAAGCGCATGGGCTTCCAGGGCATCATATTGGGGTATGCGAGGGAGTTTGTTCTAGAAGACCCCAGCGACGGCAACCGCTCCGCCACCGGGCATCATGGGgagcaagggcaagggctaGGGTATCAGTATTCGGCGGCGCAGTACGAGGTCATCGACAACTGGAAAAAGGGAACGCTGGAGACGTTGCGCATGATTGGCGCGGGGGACTTTTTGGCCATCAA GCTCACCGGTGCCGGACCCGTCGCGTTGGACGCCATGCGGGCGAAGCAGCCCATGCCCGAGGCCGTAGCCGACGCGATGACAGAAATCTGCGACGAGGCGATCCGACAGGGATCGCGCATATGGGTGGACGCGGAGCagcaggtgctgcagcaggggCTGGACGAATGGGTCATGGAGCTGATGCGCCGGTACaaccaccgtcgtcgcggcggcgaggcgctcatCTACAACACCATCCAGGCGTATCTCAAGGCTTCCCAGGCCAACGCCTGCCGGCACCTccagctcgcggccgaggagggctgGACGCCCGGCATCAAGCTCGTTCGCGGCGCGTACATCGAGAACGAGGTCCGGTCGCTCATCCACGACACCAAGGCGGAGACGGACCGGTCGTatgacgccatcgtcgacatgCTCCTGACGCAGAGGTGGCCACCGGAGATGGaagagacgacggcgaaggcgaagGCGTTCCCTCCCGTGgcgctcttcctcgccacGCACAACACGGagagcgcgacgagggccctGGCTACCcatcgcgcgcgcgtcgccgcggggctTCCCACTGCGAAGTTGGAGTGCGGCCAGATTCAAGGCATGGCTGATGAACTGAGCTGTCTCCTGCTCGAGAACTACGAGAGGTTCGTGCagggcggccacggcggtggctatgatggcgagggccgccaAAGCATCGTtacgcagcagcagcagcagcagccggcgccgggcgtgATGAAGTGCCTGAGCTGGGGCTCCGTCTCGGAATGCATGGGCTATCTCTATCGTCGCGCTGTTGAGAACCGGGGCGCGGTGGAGCGCACGGAGCCGATGCTCAAGGCGTTGAAGCAGGAGTTGCGTCGCAGAGTATTCGGATAG
- a CDS encoding L-glutamate gamma-semialdehyde dehydrogenase (EggNog:ENOG503P0VY~COG:E) translates to MTILHPPKFENEPMLDYAKGSPERARLATALQNLKSQLPIKIPISIDGVQVQTHKARIQVNPSNHRQSIAEYAIATPEQVNAAVDAALKAKPAWEALPFEDRAAIFLRASELIAGKYRQDIVASTMLGQGKNIWQAEIEAPTETVDFFRYYVQEAWSLFAQQPKVHPSGQWNKMEYRPLEGFVYAIAPFNFTALGATLVGPGALLGNVVIWKPSDSALHSAYLIHQILLEAGLPKDVVQFLPGDAEQVTDTILKRPEFGALSFIGSTQVFKSIQKKVGDQIGNGTYNSYPRVIGETSGKNWAVVHSSADVKSAALHCVRAAYEYQGQKCSALSRAYVSESAWPEFQKHFVQEVKQLKVGNVEDFSNFVTPVIHERSFDKLAKVIKDAQNDAELELIAGGKACKDEGYFVHPTAYRTTNPRHELMSRELFGPVLSIYVYPDGEFEETLRTLDTTSRYALTGSIFALDPYASRKAQETLKHAAGMLYINTKCTGSVVAQQPFGGSRDSGTNDKTGTMAHLQRFTSVRSIKEEFVPLEKVQYPSNEI, encoded by the exons ATGACCATACTTCACCCTCCCAAGTTTGAAAATGAGCCAATG CTTGACTATGCCAAGGGCTCTCCTGAGCGAGCAAGGCTTGCCACTGCGTTGCAAAACCTCAAGAGCCAGCTGCCCATCAAAATCCCCATATCCATCGACGGGGTTCAG GTCCAAACGCACAAGGCTCGCATCCAGGTGAACCCCTCCAACCACCGCCAGTCCATCGCCGAgtacgccatcgccaccccCGAGCaggtcaacgccgccgtggacgccgccTTAAAGGCCAAGCCAGCATGGGAAGCCCTCCCGTTCGaggaccgcgccgccatcttcctccGCGCGTCGGAGCTCATCGCCGGAAAGTACAGGCAGGACATCGTCGCCTCCACGATGCTGGGCCAGGGCAAGAACATCTGGCAGGCCGAGATCGAGGCCCCGACGGAGACGGTCGACTTCTTCCGCTACTACGTCCAGGAGGCGTGGTCGCTGTTTGCGCAGCAGCCCAAGGTCCATCCGTCGGGACAGTGGAACAAGATGGAGTATAGACCGCTCGAGGGTTTCGTCTACGCCATCGCGCCCTTCAACTTCACGGCCCTGGGGGCGACGCTCGTTGGGCCGGGTGCGCTGCTCGGCAACGTCGTCATCTGGAAGCCGTCCGACTCGGCGCTGCATTCGGCGTACCTCATTCACCAGATCCTGCTCGAGGCTGGTCTTCCCAAGGACGTGGTCCAGTTCCTCCCCGGAGACGCCGAGCAAGTCACCGACACCATCCTGAAGCGGCCCGAGTTTGGGGCCCTGAGCTTCATCGGCTCGACGCAGGTGTTCAAAAGCATCCAGAAGAAGGTTGGCGACCAGATTGGCAACGGCACGTACAATTCGTACCCGCGCGTCATCGGCGAGACGAGCGGCAAGAACTGGGCTGTGGTCCATTCATCCGCCGACGTGAAGAGCGCTGCATTGCACTGCGTACGAGCTGCGTACGAGTATCAGGGTCAAAAGTGTTCTGCCCTCTCGCGCGCGTACGTGTCGGAGTCGGCGTGGCCCGAGTTCCAGAAACACTTTGTCCAAGAGGTCAAGCAGCTCAAGGTCGGCAACGTCGAGGACTTTTCCAACTTTGTCACGCCCGTGATCCACGAGCGGTCCTTTGAcaagctggccaaggtcATCAAAGACGCCCAAAacgatgccgagctggagctcattgcgggcggcaaggcctGCAAGGACGAGGGCTACTTTGTCCACCCGACGGCCTACCGTACGACGAATCCTCGGCACGAACTCATGTCTCGGGAGCTCTTTGGCCCTGTGCTGAGCATCTACGTCTACCCGGACGGCGAGTTCGAGGAAACACTCCGCACCCTCGACACCACCTCGCGGTACGCCCTGACGGGGAGCATATTTGCCCTGGACCCCTACGCGTCCAGGAAGGCGCAGGAAACGCTCAAGCACGCTGCTGGCATGCTGTACATCAACACTAAATGCACTGGTTCAGTGGTTGCGCAGCAGCCTTTCGGCGGCAGTCGAGATTCGGGGACAAACGACAAGACCGGGACCATGGCCCACTTGCAACGATTCACGAGTGTAAGGTCCATCAAGGAGGAGTTTGTCCCACTCGAGAAGGTGCAGTATCCATCAAACGAGATTTGA
- a CDS encoding uncharacterized protein (COG:S~EggNog:ENOG503P65A), whose protein sequence is MTTLMKDPGETSVAKLLSTLTTTLHPTTYVFATIADGAALPPLAEIQLLFRESEGITVITSKEYATTNNMEYFFPCKMITLNVTSSLEAVGFMAVLATRLATANMGVNPVSGFYHDHLFVPLGREDEAVEMLGQVAEEKRQEAARTH, encoded by the coding sequence ATGACGACGCTAATGAAGGATCCCGGCGAGACGTCCGTCGCTAAGCTGCTGTCCACGCTGACAACCACCCTCCACCCGACCACCTATGTCTTTGCCACCATTGCAGATGGGGCCGcgttgccgcccttggccgagATCCAGCTGCTGTTCCGCGAATCCGAAGGCATCACAGTCATAACGAGCAAGGAGTACGCAACGACAAACAACATGGAGTACTTCTTTCCGTGTAAGATGATCACTCTGAACGTCACGTCAAGCCTAGAGGCGGTCGGGTTCATGGCGGTGCTCGCTACCAGGCTGGCGACAGCCAATATGGGGGTCAACCCAGTGAGTGGGTTCTACCACGACCATCTCTTCGTGCCGCTCGGGAGGGAAGACGAGGCGGTGGAGATGCTGGGGCAGGTTGCGGAGGAAAAGAGGCAAGAGGCGGCCCGCACTCATTGA
- a CDS encoding uncharacterized protein (COG:S~EggNog:ENOG503P3D7) produces MNPFIRKARADAAWHRVGLVSSFPDLEADGDGTRIAPRCKALHVPRADGLCESAATEEVDLDLPGDMKDQVLVFKYKGTFHAIDHSCPHSSFPLSQGSLFDIEDFGIALSAGLTCPKHGWSFDIFSGLSDRGSYKLKVWEVQLRERASIDEKADAGDMEVWVRRKQRMG; encoded by the exons ATGAATCCATTCATACGCAAGGCCAGAGCTGATGCCGCCTGGCACCGGGTCGGCCTTGTCTCGTCGTTTCCGGACCTCGaagcagacggcgacggcacccgCATCGCGCCACGATGCAAAGCCTTGCACGTTCCTAGAGCAGACGGCCTCTGTGAATCGGCCGCGACCGAGGAAGTGGATCTCGATCTTCCAGGAGACATGAAGGATCAGGTCCTTGTCTTCAAGTACAAGGGAACCTTTCACGCCATCGACCAT TCCTGCCCTCACTCGTCCTTTCCTCTGTCTCAGGGCAGCCTGTTTGACATTGAGGACTTTGGCATCGCCCTGAGCGCTGGTCTGACATGTCCCAAGCACGGCTGGTCCTTTGACATTTTCTCGGGGCTCTCGGATCGTGGCAGCTACAAGCTCAAGGTCTGGGAGGTCCAGCTGCGGGAGCGGGCGTCCATCGACGAGaaggccgacgccggcgacatgGAAGTTTGGGTCAGGCGAAAGCAACGAATGGGTTGA
- the cwf19 gene encoding Pre-mRNA-splicing factor cwf19 (COG:S~EggNog:ENOG503NXTC) encodes MDGLDAFEKSLAAEKAQRDRDDRDRDDRRHHKHRHHHRRHGDDDRDRDRDRHRHRDRDRDRDKDGHRRHRNDDEDGHRHKRSRRSHDDDGHRPRRDNGDDSHRKKGDPHEDLPYPDDEKTPAKDPVDATTSSLQRDAWMTAPSALDVEHIHRPDRQPKSPPREEPKRVIHKRELNAGHLQAINDGASLPDPSVIMERKVDYTFGDAGSSWRMTKLRGVYNTAEESGKPIDEVAMERFGTLQEFDDAREEKDELERREIYGKGYKERETPTGELYRERLRKNPVRESTPEPEQGTVIPEDTSPAMDQTALNRLRAQMMKAKLRRAPNAAALEEEYNRAAASFASRAPASEAVVLGVMHNRQLAGTRGEVKAVTNRRGRERGNVEENTDMTIEDMVSEERRTKGQAGGEGMRLAERIAKDTKYDDDLEYMDENAEKLAKRVHKSEMNLRNMAVNEFQKMNSILDKCPLCHHEDKGRPPLAPVVALGTRVFLTLATEPEVSEGGAVIVPISHRTNLLECDDDEWEEIRNFMKSLTRMYHEQGRDVVFYENAAAPQRRLHAAMAAVPIPYEEGAMAPAYFREAFLSSDEEWSQHRKVIDTAARARDGLGRMAFRRSLAKEMPYFHAWFGLDGGLGHVVENADRWPRGDLFAREVLGGIAGAEPQVIKKQGRWAGRGGGEDPRLDAFRKGWRKFDWTRVLTDG; translated from the coding sequence ATGGACGGGCTTGATGCGTTTGAAAAGTCGCTCGCCGCTGAAAAGGCGCAACGCGATCGCGACGACCGAGATCGCGACGACCGACGCCACCACAagcaccggcaccaccatcgccgccacggagacgacgaccgGGACCGTGATCGCGACAGGCATAGGCACCGGGACCGTGATAGGGACAGGGACAAGGACGGacatcggcggcatcgcaacgacgacgaagacggccacAGGCACAAGCGCAGCCGCCGATctcacgatgacgacggccatcGACCCAGgcgcgacaacggcgacgacagccatCGCAAAAAGGGCGATCCCCACGAGGACCTGCCCtaccccgacgacgagaagacaCCAGCCAAGGACCCCGTCGACGCGACCACATCATCGTTGCAGCGCGATGCGTGGATGACGGCACCgtccgccctcgacgtggaGCACATCCATCGTCCCGATCGACAGCccaagtcgccgccgagagaAGAGCCAAAACGTGTCATTCACAAGCGTGAGCTCAATGCTGGCCATCTGCAGGCTATCAACGACGGCGCCTCGCTGCCAGACCCCTCAGTGATAATGGAGCGCAAAGTCGACTACACGTTTGGCGACGCCGGCTCGTCGTGGCGCATGACCAAGCTCAGGGGGGTTTACAACACCGCTGAAGAGAGCGGCAAGCccatcgacgaggtggcCATGGAGCGCTTCGGCACTCTTCAAGAGTTTGACGATGCGCGAGAAGAAAAAGACGAGCTCGAGAGACGCGAGATCTACGGCAAAGGCTACAAGGAAAGGGAAACGCCTACAGGCGAGCTGTACCGCGAGCGGCTTCGAAAGAATCCCGTCAGAGAATCCACACCAGAGCCGGAGCAGGGCACCGTGATCCCGGAAGACACCTCCCCGGCAATGGACCAGACGGCGCTCAACCGGCTCCGGGCACAGATGATGAAAGCcaagctgcgccgcgcccccaACGCCGCTGCGCTGGAGGAGGAATACAACCGGGCCGCGGCATCGTTTGCGTCTCGTGCCCCGGCGTCCGAGGCCGTCGTACTCGGCGTCATGCACAACCGCCAGCTGGCGGGGACTcgcggcgaggtcaaggccgtcaccAACCGTCGTGGGCGGGAGCGGGGAAACGTGGAAGAAAACACCGACATGACCATCGAGGACATGGTgagcgaggagcggcggaccaagggccaggccgggggcgagggcatgCGGCTCGCGGAACGCATCGCCAAGGACACCAAATACGACGATGACCTTGAATACATGGACGAAAacgccgagaagctggccaAACGCGTGCACAAGAGCGAGATGAACCTCCGCAACATGGCTGTCAACGAATTCCAGAAGATGAACAGCATCCTCGACAAGTGCCCGCTCTGCCACCACGAGGACAAGGGCCGTCCGCCGCTGGcacccgtcgtcgccctgggcACGCGCGTCTTCCTGACGCTCGCGACGGAGCCCGAGgtgagcgagggcggcgccgtgatAGTGCCCATCTCGCACCGCACCAACCTGCTCGagtgcgacgacgacgagtgggAGGAGATTCGCAACTTCATGAAGAGCCTGACGCGCATGTACCACGAGCAGGGTcgcgacgtcgtcttctACGAgaacgccgcggcgccccagCGCAGGCTGcacgcggccatggcggcggtgcccaTCCCATACGAGGagggcgccatggcccccgCCTACTTCCGGGAGGCGTTCCTGTCGTCGGACGAGGAGTGGTCGCAGCACCGCAAGGTCATCGacacggcggccagggcgcgcgacggcctcggccgcatgGCCTTTCGCCGCTCCCTCGCCAAGGAGATGCCCTACTTCCACGCGTGgttcggcctcgacggcggcctcggccacgtcgtcgagaaTGCCGACCGCTGGCCCCGCGGCGACCTGTTCGCGcgcgaggtcctcggcggcatcgccggcgcggagcccCAGGTGATTAAGAAGCAGGGCCGGTGGGCAGGCCgcggggggggagaagacCCGAGGCTCGATGCCTTTAGGAAGGGGTGGCGCAAGTTTGACTGGACGCGCGTGCTCACCGACGGGTGA
- a CDS encoding uncharacterized protein (COG:F~EggNog:ENOG503NY2G), giving the protein MDASSSAAAAPDALPPPIPARHHHIVPTSPQQHDHHHQQHHQHNQHNHHHHPQQLQTPHRSARRPGSSAAIPPASPEVISNLITSLSVISQPANSHFESLSLPASPGLSGSASGGSFGVDYGAYNRPAHNNDALHRPVSLDELAASPPVVRTSKPPSGFSPLTAPKSPRASAHRSSSHESITGGLRSFIRSSSTHNSRPSSPGSLASGNGGDSAASIGNLSIERSAALSPDLRPRRSHDSWGKKTNRNSKGLMYMSSKERLRERELDRKRPAGTLPPSAGTNPAMTELGVASSTGEFKLAAAATTGATRADPFLAGTPICEEEPAGDHGAPEPDTLLGSPKPIPVRDSSLRKAGSKQRKRTSARRSKRDGELPLDDAIMEADEPQRSRDDSPEGHTRIGSDHGLATARSFLLDDEETVSPPRAAAGRGLGVDQGAVDDDDEDAAPYPAISGGRRRSEQQDERSTSRLSGRLSPGPKEALMVKRSGSRLQRLSNGPRSPREPRSGVASPEPREPQQQTPTPSAAAYERPDSADSIDDAVESYLCSPRLSQRLRHPQTGRVISFSEVGDPNGSAVFCCVGMGLTRYITAFYDELALTLKLRLITPDRPGVGDSEAYSDGTATPLSWPDDVYAICQALKITKFSILAHSAGAIYALATALRMPQHIRGRIHLLAPWIPPSQMNVFGTSVTSPPTNAIPTSQKILRALPTPFLKAANSSFMTATSSSITSSLPKNARRTKKKAGHGKEVGGTPARDVTAMMDKENMGYGPQGKDGGARPESVGPAENMDRMQVPKNMGGNGSPSFNVATRDPAADKERQVTYDVRLTHAIWALATTGANPAVDLLVCLERRHTIGFRYVDITRPVVIHHGSRDTRVPVDNVKWLGKTMRRCEVRVLEGEGHGLMASATVMGSVLMEMSKEWEDWMRATGADGRKETPRPRKGTLVR; this is encoded by the exons ATGGACGCCTCgtcctctgctgctgctgctcccgaCGCTCTCCCGCCCCCTATCCCggcccgtcaccaccacatcGTGCCCACGTCCCCTCAACAGCAcgatcatcatcaccaacagcaccaccagcacaaccagcacaaccaccaccatcaccccCAACAGCTGCAGACCCCCCAtcgcagcgcccgccgccctggctcCAGTGCCGCCATCCCTCCCGCCAGCCCCGAAGTCATATCCAACCTCATCACGAGCCTCAGCGTCATCTCGCAGCCCGCAAACTCGCACTTCGAGTCCCTCTCCCTTCCTGCGAGCCCCGGCCTCAGTGGTTCCGCCTCGGGCGGTAGCTTCGGCGTCGACTACGGCGCCTACAACCGTCCTGCGCACAACAATGATGCCCTCCACCGTCCCGTCTCACTCGACGAACTCGCCGCGAGCCCTCCCGTCGTCCGCACTTCCAAGCCCCCCAGCGGCTTCTCGCCCTTGACCGCTCCCAAGAGCCCCAGGGCCTCTGCCCACCGCTCCTCCAGCCACGAAAGCATAACCGGCGGCTTGCGCTCCTTCATccgctccagcagcacccacaactcgaggccctcctccccgggcTCCCTCGCCTCCGGCAACGGCGGAGACTCAGCTGCCAGCATCGGCAATCTCTCCATTGAACGCAGCGCCGCCCTGTCCCCGGACCTCAGGCCCCGCCGCTCCCACGACAGCTGGGGCAAGAAGACAAACCGCAACAGCAAAGGCCTCATGTACATGAGCTCCAAGGAGCGCCTTCGCGAGCGCGAGCTTGACCGGAAGCGCCCCGCGGGcaccttgccgccctcggcgggaACCAACCCTGCTATGACCGAGCTGGGAGTTGCTAGCTCTACCGGCGAAttcaagctcgccgccgccgccactaccGGCGCAACCCGCGCTGACCCtttcctcgccggcacgcccatatgcgaggaggagccggcCGGCGATCACGGGGCGCCAGAGCCTGACACGCTCCTTGGGAGCCCCAAGCCCATTCCGGTGCGCGATTCGAGTCTCAGAAAGGCTGGTTCCAAGCAGCGCAAGAGGACGAGCGCCAGACGGTCCAAGCGGGACGGCGAATTACCACTCGACGATGCAATCAtggaggccgacgagccccaACGAAGCCGCGACGACAGCCCTGAGGGCCACACTCGCATAGGTTCGGATCATGGCCTGGCCACGGCACGATCGTTCCTCTTGGACGACGAAGAGACGGTATCGCctccgcgggcggcggctggtcgcggcctcggcgtggATCAaggggccgtcgacgacgacgacgaagacgccgcaCCTTATCCCGCCATCTCgggtggccgtcgtcgcagcgAGCAACAAGACGAGCGAAGTACCAGCCGCCTTTCTGGGCGGCTTAGCCCGGGCCCCAAGGAGGCGCTCATGGTCAAGCGCAGCGGCTCTCGACTTCAGCGCTTGTCCAACGGGCCTCGCAGCCCGCGCGAGCCGCggagcggcgtcgcctccccCGAGCCGCGCGaaccgcagcagcaaacccccaccccgtccgccgccgcttacGAGAGACCAGACTCGGCAGATTCCATTGACGACGCTGTCGAGTCGTATTTGTGCTCGCCGCGGCTGTCCCAACGACTGCGCCACCCCCAGACGGGCCGCGTTATATCCTTCTCCGAGGTCGGCGATCCCAACGGGTCGGCCGTCTTTTGCTGCGTGGGCATGGGGCTCACGCGGTACATCACAGCGTTCTATGACGAGCTCGCGCTCACTCTCAAGTTGCGTCTAATCACACCGGATCGTCCGGGCGTTGGAGACAGCGAGGCGTACTCGGACGGCACGGCCACGCCCTTGAGCTGGCCCG ACGACGTGTATGCCATCTGCCAGGCGCTCAAGATCACAAAATTCTCCATCCTAGCCCACTCGGCGGGTGCCATCTATGCGCTCGCTACGGCGCTGCGCATGCCACAGCATATTCGTGGCCGCATTCACCTGCTCGCACCTTGGATTCCCCCGTCCCAGATGAACGTCTTTGGCACCTCGGTGACATCCCCGCCGACGAACGCGATTCCGACGTCCCAGAAGATTTTGCGCGCCCTTCCGACACCGTTCCTCAAGGCGGCCAACTCGAGCttcatgacggcgacgagcagtTCTATTACCAGTTCGCTACCAAAGAACGCCAGGCgaacgaagaagaaggccggccatggcaagGAGGTTGGGGGTACGCCGGCCCGCGACGTGACGGCAATGATGGACAAGGAGAACATGGGCTATGGGCCCCAGGGCAAAGACGGGGGAGCGCGGCCCGAGTCGGTTGGCCCGGCGGAGAACATGGACCGCATGCAGGTACCCAAGAATATGGGAGGCAACGGCAGTCCGTCGTTCAACGTGGCCACGCGggatcccgccgccgacaaggagcGGCAGGTAACGTACGATGTGCGGCTCACGCACGCCATTTGGGccctggcgacgacgggcgcgaaCCCGGCCGTGGACCTCCTCGTATGCCTGGAGCGGCGGCACACCATCGGCTTCCGCTACGTCGACATCACGCGGCCGGTCGTGATTCACCACGGCAGCCGCGACACGCGCGTGCCAGTAGACAACGTCAAGTGGCTGGGcaagacgatgcggcggTGCGAGgtgcgcgtcctcgagggcgagggccacggcctgatggcgagcgcgacggTCATGGGGTCGGTTCTCATGGAGATGAGCAAGGAGTGGGAGGACTGGATGCGAgcgacgggcgccgacgggcgcaaggagacgccgcggccgcggaagGGCACGCTGGTGAGGTGA